A region of Culicoides brevitarsis isolate CSIRO-B50_1 chromosome 1, AGI_CSIRO_Cbre_v1, whole genome shotgun sequence DNA encodes the following proteins:
- the LOC134838336 gene encoding RNA-binding protein 24-B-like has product MLMQVAPETEAALSALANSPAAAATLAGTVQQKDTTWTKLFVGGLPYHTTDKSLREHFSVYGEIEEAVVITDRQTNKSRGYGFVIMGDRASAERACKEPNPIIDGRKANVNLAILGAKPRGNLTPGFPFAAAAAGLRAGYPVLPNQFGVPPSYIYSPYLAANAGTAAAAATGANAAGLVPLQATQLSHAAAIAAATNQFYEYQNALATAAAAPYPGQYSGFEYPYQAAAATGAATAGAAQYMTQYQYATLPQTTGFPGLSAYQGAGEARLQ; this is encoded by the exons ATGTTGATGCAAGTCGCACCTGAAACCGAAGCCGCATTATCTGCGCTCGCCAATTCGCCCGCCGCTGCCGCCACACTCGCTGGCACCGTGCAACAAAAAGACACAACATggacaaaattatttgtcgGCGGATTACCATATCACACAACAGACAAGAGCTTACGCGAGCACTTTTCCGTGTACGGCGAGATTGAAGAGGCTGTCGTTATTACCGAtaggcaaacaaacaaaagtcgTGGATATGGATTT GTGATTATGGGAGATCGTGCTAGTGCTGAGCGTGCATGCAAGGAGCCCAATCCCATCATCGATGGCAGAAAAGCTAACGTCAATTTGGCCATTTTGGGCGCCAAGCCGAGAGGAAATCTCACACCAG GATTCCCCTTTGCTGCGGCTGCTGCCGGACTTAGAGCAGGATATCCGGTCCTACCAAACCAATTTGG AGTTCCTCCATCGTACATTTACTCGCCATATTTGGCTGCGAATGCCGGAACTGCTGCAGCTGCCGCGACAGGAGCCAATGCCGCTGGATTAGTCCCTCTGCAAGCAACGCAATTGTCACATGCAGCTGCCATTGCTGCCGCTACGAACCAATTTTACGAATATCAG aacgcATTAGCAACTGCTGCTGCCGCCCCCTATCCAGGACAATACAGCGGATTTGAATATCCCTATCAAGCTGCTGCTGCAA CTGGTGCCGCAACTGCTGGAGCCGCCCAATACATGACCCAATATCAATATGCCACCTTACCTCAAACGACTGGATTCCCCGGACTCTCTGCGTATCAAGGTGCTGGCGAAGCTAGACTTCAATAA